The Candidozyma auris chromosome 1, complete sequence genome includes a region encoding these proteins:
- a CDS encoding RBR-type E3 ubiquitin transferase: MPSSKEMYSPVNDLSPKGEELDTLKMIYGDQIRIFSDKSGGEIGIPLDLERPIKVTLLHHNEDHVIKTKHVKHLPCLKLRFVLPANYPYKEPPSLQLECKLVIPGRLREMCEKLHRQWELTQDQVLFTIIDMLQQMMNDEFDSLIGSAINCGSDASLYEELVEYDNECTQKEFDSTTFTCEICQTSSKGSRCSKFTPCGHTFCNRCLRDFFLALIRDGDVEKVHCPDINCTNEFLKIREKYMRLDTLSDPNFDFNDFRNKLITPFIKLTLLQKILGFDDEGKELYRRFITLYQDHQHAFIAKLFPTRLVSCPRSKCPAMIFREDMISRLVICRVCDYAFCNTCRKSYHSDSIDCSRRNDTKQYQGVPIEDLEIWLESEPKSKKRNDLRYRYGFDLMSRVSQEYKMDKLFNEMLADESQGFKKCPTCDLIIQRSDGCNKMRCSSCFTFFCNVCGIYLDHDHPYDHFKEPTSPCYGKLFEGMPGMEDI; this comes from the coding sequence ATGCCTTCACTGAAGGAGATGTATTCGCCTGTTAATGACCTATCACCCAAGGGAGAGGAGCTTGATACGCTAAAGATGATCTATGGCGATCAAATTAGAATCTTCAGCGACAAGTCCGGTGGTGAGATTGGCATACCACTAGATTTAGAGCGTCCCATCAAGGTGACTTTACTACATCACAATGAAGACCATGTCATCAAAACAAAGCATGTGAAACATTTGCCTTGTTTGAAACTTAGATTTGTCTTGCCAGCTAATTATCCCTACAAAGAACCGCCATCACTTCAACTCGAATGCAAGTTGGTGATTCCAGGCAGGCTACGAGAAATGTGTGAGAAGCTACATAGACAGTGGGAGTTGACTCAGGACCAGGTCCTTTTTACAATAATAGACatgcttcaacaaatgaTGAACGATGAATTCGATCTGCTCATCGGGTCAGCAATAAATTGTGGCCTGGATGCCTCACTCTACGAAGAACTAGTCGAATACGACAATGAATGCACACAAAAGGAGTTCGACAGCACGACTTTCACTTGCGAGATATGTCAAACGAGCCTGAAAGGCAGTAGGTGCCTGAAATTCACCCCTTGTGGTCAcaccttttgcaaccgaTGCTTGAGAGACTTTTTTCTTGCACTTATCAGAGATGGAGACGTTGAGAAAGTACACTGTCCAGATATCAACTGTACCAatgagtttttgaagattaGAGAGAAATATATGAGACTCGACACTTTGTCTGATCCTAACTTCGATTTCAATGATTTTCGCAATAAGCTTATAACGCCTTTTATCAAATTAacgcttcttcaaaagattttgggttttgatgatgaagggAAAGAGTTATATAGGCGCTTCATCACTTTATACCAAGATCACCAGCATGCTTTCATAGCAAAACTATTTCCCACGAGACTAGTGTCTTGCCCTCGAAGCAAGTGCCCGGCGATGATATTTCGTGAAGATATGATAAGTAGGCTTGTCATTTGTCGTGTATGCGATTATGCCTTCTGCAACACTTGCCGGAAGTCTTACCACAGTGATAGTATAGACTGTTCCAGACGCAATGATACCAAGCAGTACCAAGGGGTTCCTATCGAAGATTTAGAGATATGGCTCGAGTCAGAACCCAAGTCGAAGAAAAGGAACGACCTTCGCTACAGGTATGGTTTTGATCTTATGTCAAGAGTATCTCAAGAGTATAAGATGGACAAACTTTTCAATGAAATGCTAGCCGATGAGAGCCAAGGCTTCAAAAAGTGTCCTACGTGTGATTTGATTATTCAAAGATCCGACGGTTGCAACAAGATGCGTTGCTCTTCATGCTTTACTTTCTTCTGTAATGTATGTGGTATCTACCTTGATCACGATCATCCTTACGATCATTTTAAAGAACCCACAAGCCCTTGTTATGGCAAATTATTTGAAGGTATGCCTGGCATGGAGGACATATAA
- the NGT1 gene encoding Ngt1p has translation MTASPTKSNDIIVESSPQDSTMTPTTDSKPEVEHEEKHIELVHHDLKELENSGLWYHKRIVPWIPPYSNSFVQIVVMSFVIFLTPGCFNAITGIGNSGISDPKVADNANVALYSCFATIGAFGGVICNTIGVKACLMFGGTGYLMYTASLLCFHEVQNKGFPVFAGAYLGVCAGLTWAAQGSIVMSYALEHKKATAIMVNWVIFNLGAVIGSIIPLAQNMTSGESHVNAGTFVIFMVLMACGVVLAGFMLPMDKVYKSDGTKVIAKKYPKITQELKGMWKVLRTEKKIYFLFPMFCASNWFYTYQFNNFNGARFNVRTRSLNSLLYWLTQMIGAILIGFMLDWKRFSRPVRARIGWTVIFVIGMVTWGGGLKFQLGVTRENVEDMELIDFHDGAYIGPMFLYMCYGLFDAIFQSYIFWILGTFSNNPKKVALYASFYKSLQSAFNAIVWRLDAQHTPFMHMFTSSWALSAGTMVIAAPCVFFMITEHTAAEDDDIDEIMDEDEIIAVKSVEELKVAKEA, from the coding sequence ATGACTGCCTCCCCTACTAAGTCAAACGATATTATCGTCGAGCTGTCGCCTCAGGACTCCACCATGACCCCCACCACTGACTCGAAGCCTGAAGTCGAACATGAAGAGAAGCACATAGAGTTGGTCCACCacgacttgaaggagttggagaactCTGGCTTGTGGTATCACAAGAGAATTGTTCCTTGGATTCCTCCTTACTCCAATTCCTTCGTGCAGATTGTCGTGATGTCGTTCGTTATCTTCTTGACCCCTGGTTGTTTCAACGCCATTACTGGTATTGGTAACTCGGGTATCTCCGATCCAAAAGTCGCTGACAACGCCAACGTTGCTTTGTACTCTTGTTTCGCTACTATCGGTGCTTTTGGTGGTGTCATCTGTAACACTATTGGTGTCAAAGCGTGTCTTATGTTTGGTGGTACTGGTTACCTCATGTACACGGCTTCTCTTTTGTGTTTTCATGAAGTTCAAAACAAGGGCTTCCCCGTCTTTGCTGGTGCTTACTTGGGTGTCTGCGCTGGTTTGACCTGGGCTGCTCAGGGTTCCATCGTCATGTCTTATGCTCTTGAGCACAAGAAGGCTACTGCCATTATGGTAAACTGGGTGATTTTCAACCTTGGTGCTGTTATTGGATCCATCATCCCGTTGGCTCAAAACATGACTTCAGGTGAGTCTCACGTCAACGCCGGTACCTTCGTCATCTTTATGGTCTTGATGGCCTGCGGTGTCGTTTTGGCCGGATTCATGCTTCCCATGGACAAGGTCTATAAGTCTGATGGTACCAAAGTTATCGCTAAGAAGTATCCAAAGATAACCCAGGAGCTCAAGGGCATGTGGAAGGTATTGAGAacagaaaagaagatctaCTTTTTGTTCCCCATGTTCTGTGCCTCCAACTGGTTTTACACTTACCaattcaacaacttcaatggTGCTCGTTTCAATGTCAGAACTAGATCTTTGAACAGTTTACTCTATTGGCTTACACAGATGATTGGTGCTATATTGATCGGATTCATGTTGGATTGGAAGAGATTCTCTAGACCAGTTCGTGCCAGAATCGGTTGGACCGTAATTTTCGTCATTGGAATGGTCACCTGGGGCGGTGGACTTAAATTTCAATTGGGCGTTACAAGAGAGAACGTTGAAGATATGGAACTCATCGATTTCCACGATGGGGCTTACATTGGCCCAATGTTCTTGTACATGTGCTACGGTTTATTCGACGCTATTTTCCAATCTTACATTTTCTGGATCTTAGGTACTTTCTCTAACAACCCTAAGAAGGTGGCATTATATGCATCGTTCTACAAGTCTTTGCAAAGTGCTTTCAACGCTATTGTCTGGAGATTGGATGCGCAACATACTCCATTCATGCACATGTTCACCAGCTCTTGGGCATTGCTGGCTGGCACAATGGTCATTGCAGCCCCATGTGTCTTTTTCATGATCACTGAGCACACTGCTGCAGAAGATGACGATATCGATGAGATTATGGACGAAGACGAGATTATCGCCGTGAAGTCCgttgaagagttgaaggtTGCCAAGGAGGCATAA
- the SWD1 gene encoding COMPASS subunit protein SWD1, producing MNLSLQDPFAVAKEYPETLIQTFHHGHAVVIQFNVKGDYLAGGFSDGRIFIYDLVSYTINAVLRKNGHVRQITSLNWSHCGRYLLSSSQDWCCILWDLKYANKAGVDKNPAVIRKIRFDSPVWSASLHPRNPYIFTASLFEDDPVHVDLTDADDFKVTKLKTEPLEQQEKEQNDAEPKKKETKHMTLVTRFSPLGDFVMTGTSKGWLNILNADKLETVYSTKVTNSNIKTLEISRNGRKLAVNSSDRVIRQFTLPDMLNNKDPSTWEFEIEHKYQDVVNRLQWNTVAFNHNSEFLVASTFGQSSQDLYLWETQMGSLVKILEGSHEELIDVKWNYNKCMIGSTGLDTGAIYLWSVQFPSKWSALAPDFVEIEENDEYEEKEDEFDIIDETEVIKKRLEEEDTEVDIITRETTDARGFDTGIESFVIPIDYEKPVF from the coding sequence ATGAATTTATCGCTCCAAGACCCTTTCGCTGTAGCGAAGGAATACCCTGAGACTCTAATTCAGACCTTTCATCATGGTCACGCGGTTGTAATTCAGTTCAACGTGAAGGGTGACTACTTGGCTGGTGGTTTCAGCGATGGACGCATCTTCATTTATGACTTGGTCTCATATACTATCAATGCTGTACTACGAAAGAACGGCCACGTGAGGCAAATCACATCACTTAATTGGTCACACTGCGGTCGTTACCTACTACTGTCTTCACAAGATTGGTGTTGCATTTTATGGGATTTGAAGTACGCTAACAAGGCAGGCGTTGACAAAAATCCTGCTGTAATTCGAAAGATCCGGTTCGATTCTCCTGTATGGCTGGCTTCACTCCACCCAAGAAACCCGTATATTTTCACCgcctctctttttgaagacgaCCCTGTTCATGTAGATCTTACAGACGCGGACGACTTCAAGGTGACAAAACTTAAGACGGAGCCGTTAGAGCAGCAAGAGAAGGAACAGAATGATgcagagccaaagaaaaaagagacGAAACATATGACGCTTGTGACGCGATTTAGTCCACTAGGTGACTTCGTCATGACGGGAACAAGTAAAGGGTGGCTCAATATATTGAATGCAGACAAGTTGGAGACGGTTTACCTGACCAAAGTTACGAACAGCAACATCAAGACTCTCGAAATCTCTCGAAACGGGCGCAAACTAGCTGTGAACTCCTCAGACCGTGTGATAAGACAATTCACTCTTCCAGACATGTTGAACAACAAAGATCCATCTACTTGGGAGTTTGAAATCGAGCATAAGTATCAGGATGTGGTCAACCGGTTGCAATGGAATACTGTTGCATTCAATCATAACTCTGAATTTCTCGTGGCGTCAACTTTTGGTCAAAGTTCTCAGGATCTCTACTTATGGGAGACGCAAATGGGCTCATTGGTGAAAATTCTTGAAGGGAGCCACGAGGAGCTTATAGACGTTAAATGGAATTACAACAAGTGCATGATTGGATCCACGGGACTTGATACTGGTGCAATTTATCTATGGCTGGTGCAGTTCCCATCCAAGTGGAGCGCCTTAGCGCCAGATTTTGTGGAGATAGAAGAGAATGACGAGTAtgaggaaaaagaggacGAGTTTGATATTATAGACGAGACAGAAGTGATTAAAAAAAGGCTAGAAGAGGAAGATACCGAAGTGGACATCATCACGCGAGAGACCACCGATGCCAGGGGTTTCGACACGGGAATTGAATCCTTTGTGATACCCATCGACTACGAGAAGCCCGTGTTCTAA
- a CDS encoding amidase, which yields MKLRIACVQFSARLGKVESNVAKVKQLVSTIKNDIDLLLLPEFAVTGYNFSSRDEIEPFLCAAGTGPSASLARFLSEKFECTTIIGYPERLGDKIYNSAMVVDKSGQLVYNYRKTFLYETDEAFGCDENPDNSFSPVKLLLGKGENKANVTTNLGICMDLNPYKFKAPFFEYEFATACYRNESSLILVPTAWLSENSPSISPDLSEAEKQEYGKRLEKQFEDQPAYPIKNADKTSVSTVNYWILRFFPFLSHPKNHFPRKTKKTTIVICNRTGVEKDTLYTGSSAIIQFDPRLPNSDHINQENPSVKVLGALGQATEGILYHEIEI from the coding sequence ATGAAGCTACGAATTGCGTGTGTTCAATTCAGTGCCCGCTTGGGAAAGGTGGAATCGAATGTCGCTAAGGTGAAGCAGCTTGTTTCGACTATCAAAAATGATATTGATCTCCTCTTACTTCCCGAGTTTGCTGTGACTGGCTACAACTTCTCATCCAGGGACGAGATCGAACCATTCCTTTGTGCAGCGGGAACAGGACCGTCTGCGCTGCTTGCACGCTTTCTTTCAGAGAAATTTGAATGTACGACAATCATTGGGTACCCGGAGAGACTTGGCGACAAAATTTACAATTCAGCTATGGTTGTTGACAAGCTGGGCCAGCTAGTTTACAATTACAGAAAAACGTTTCTATATGAGACAGACGAAGCATTTGGATGTGATGAAAATCCTGATAATCTGTTTAGCCCGgtcaaacttcttctcggAAAGGGTGAGAACAAAGCCAACGTGACAACAAATTTGGGTATTTGCATGGATTTGAACCCCTACAAGTTTAAAGCACCATTTTTCGAATATGAGTTCGCAACAGCCTGCTATAGAAATGAATCTTCGTTAATACTTGTGCCAACAGCGTGGCTTTCAGAGAATTCACCGTCCATTAGTCCCGACCTTTCTGAGGCTGAGAAGCAAGAATATGGGAAACGCTTAGAGAAACAGTTTGAAGATCAGCCTGCCTACCCGATCAAAAACGCGGATAAGACAAGCGTCCTGACAGTAAACTACTGGATTCTTCGGTTCTTCCCATTTTTGTCTCACCCTAAGAACCACTTTCCCaggaagacaaagaagaccaCAATCGTCATATGTAATCGTACAGGAGTCGAAAAAGATACCTTGTACACCGGTTCTTCAGCAATTATCCAATTTGATCCAAGATTGCCAAATTCAGATCATATAAATCAAGAGAATCCGAGTGTGAAGGTGTTAGGGGCACTTGGACAGGCTACAGAGGGTATACTCTACCATGAAATAGAGATATAA
- the FKH2 gene encoding forkhead family transcription factor encodes MAESQKRPREGDDLPTFDDPADLVNAVISTLQIPEERTNVANEFANDKNLATEVQAYAKIAGRDWTYYVRTLAVSIGRNTENNPPNAPASQQVVNIDLGPAKVVSRQHAAIKYNMDLKCWELKVLGRNGARIDGNKVAVGAEHATPLHSGAILDIGGTQMMFILPDAPPSISQKMLNVCLSRYKQASHKVPKNGTNLPRVPTMHQPQNNMRSFLGVTGFQMFDKANLANSPSSVSAVSLQNNLDQDLSKEDAKDIKPPYSYATMITQAILSNPDGVMSLSEIYNWISSHYAYYKYSKAGWQNSIRHNLSLNKAFEKVPRRPNEPGKGMKWQISESYKEDFMKKIQNGTLSKSRRGSSVSRTLQIHLATHHSLPESQNFNSDNRQMMNFQGNAAASDHMYQKVTQPMPYTGIPPNQMQPQMGFAGHGMNGVSMQQFNGHPGFSNNSQMAQQPPLQQHQPPQQLQFMPSLGGDNKTLASPLKQGTRADSNTPKLPKVSGSHVFNLPPPTPGNHPNNNFAFRTSDPTTRGADNTNGSELANTTSQTNMSDMPNSTAPTTSNTSDLGMGYNSPKKITPLEAFTPERGSRASGTKLGLPTNGNNTNQSSPAFWNFVQFSTPNGQTPGRKNSEDGNEEASPTHSRRPTTNASNYQDVTDSKVNGSPGKAITPPK; translated from the coding sequence ATGGCAGAACTGCAAAAGCGTCCTCGTGAAGGGGACGACCTTCCGACTTTTGACGACCCAGCGGACCTTGTAAATGCAGTGATTTCCACGCTACAAATTCCGGAGGAGAGGACGAATGTGGCTAACGAGTTTGCCAACGATAAGAACTTGGCTACGGAAGTGCAGGCGTACGCCAAAATAGCTGGCCGTGACTGGACTTATTACGTTCGGACGCTAGCTGTGTCGATAGGCAGAAACACCGAAAACAACCCCCCTAACGCGCCTGCaagtcaacaagttgtGAACATCGACTTGGGGCCCGCAAAAGTGGTGTCTCGACAGCACGCGGCGATAAAGTATAACATGGACCTTAAATGCTGGGAATTAAAAGTGCTAGGTAGAAATGGTGCTCGTATCGATGGCAACAAGGTGGCCGTAGGAGCAGAACACGCTACGCCTTTGCATTCGGGAGCTATTTTAGACATCGGTGGCACTCAAATGATGTTCATCTTACCTGATGCGCCTCCCAGTATTCTGCAAAAGATGTTGAACGTGTGTTTGTCCCGCTACAAACAAGCGAGCCACAAAGTGCCCAAGAACGGCACCAATCTTCCTCGTGTTCCTACGATGCACCAGCCTCAAAACAACATGAGACTGTTTTTGGGAGTGACTGGCTTCCAGATGTTTGACAAGGCAAATTTGGCAAACTCTCCCTCCTCTGTTTCTGCCGTCTCTTTGCAGAACAATTTGGACCAGGACCTATCTAAAGAAGATGCTAAGGACATAAAACCACCTTACTCCTATGCCACAATGATTACTCAGGCTATTCTCTCCAATCCTGACGGTGTGATGTCCTTATCAGAAATCTACAACTGGATCTCTTCCCATTATGCATACTACAAATACTCTAAGGCAGGTTGGCAGAACTCCATTAGGCACAACTTGTCTCTCAAtaaagcttttgaaaaggttCCCAGAAGACCAAATGAGCCAGGAAAAGGTATGAAATGGCAAATAAGTGAGTCTTACAAGGAAgatttcatgaagaaaattcaaaaCGGTACTTTGCTGAAGTCACGTCGTGGTTCTTCAGTATCTCGTACACTCCAAATACATCTTGCTACGCATCACAGTCTTCCAGAGTCCCAGAACTTCAACAGTGACAACAGGCAGATGATGAATTTTCAGGGCAACGCTGCAGCTAGCGACCACATGTATCAGAAAGTAACTCAGCCCATGCCGTACACGGGAATACCTCCTAATCAAATGCAGCCTCAAATGGGCTTTGCTGGACACGGAATGAACGGAGTTTCGATGCAACAATTCAATGGGCATCCAGGGTTCTCTAACAATTCTCAAATGGCACAGCAACCTCCACTACAACAGCATCAACCACCTCAGCAATTGCAATTCATGCCTTCTCTAGGCGGAGATAACAAAACACTCGCTTCTCCTCTTAAGCAAGGCACAAGAGCGGACTCCAACACACCAAAGCTCCCGAAGGTATCTGGGAGCCACGTATTCAACCTTCCACCTCCTACGCCTGGTAATCATCCTAATAATAATTTTGCCTTCAGAACAAGTGATCCAACCACCCGTGGAGCAGATAACACCAATGGAAGTGAATTGGCAAACACTACTTCACAAACTAACATGAGTGACATGCCTAACTCAACTGCTCCTACTACCTCGAACACATCCGACTTAGGTATGGGGTACAACTCGCCAAAAAAGATTACTCCATTGGAAGCATTCACTCCAGAGAGAGGTTCGAGAGCATCCGGAACCAAGCTTGGTCTTCCAACCAATGGAAACAATACAAACCAATCATCTCCAGCCTTCTGGAACTTCGTGCAATTCAGCACACCTAATGGTCAGACACCAGGAAGGAAGAATAGTGAGGATGGTAATGAAGAGGCAAGTCCGACACATCTGAGGAGACCAACCACTAATGCTAGTAACTATCAGGATGTTACAGATTCAAAGGTGAATGGACTGCCTGGAAAGGCGATCACGCCCCCCAAATAA
- a CDS encoding U2 snRNP complex subunit RSE1 produces the protein MIPDDTLCLYNLTLKQPSSPFQSIVGQFSGVKKVEELVLISTTIIEVYQPKADTGKLNKVSSQPVFGIIQKCTKLRLLETQKDVLVLTADSGNIIIATLNDETKKFEPLIQEPHSKNGLRRIFPGEYLSSNPQNRAIMIGALERTKFVYRVEMEHGTGQLKLSSPLESYSPGFLTVDLCPLDTSYENPLWAAIEVDTSEFEEKKYVTSESPSQLRYYELDQGLNHIVQKKSKSTIPAHASLLIPVPGHIGGVLIVCDSYIIYEKGPESERLYLSLPRRNGSDTTAIVCFCSHILKKTDFFVLMQSSLGDLFKLTFDYNKDTEQVNSLSVTYFDTIPVCNTINIIRAGFMFANVANDSKLLYQFEKLGEENETTSRSSSKITTVEECGMFSPRGLENLALVDILETLGPIASSETVQQRSQKHTDLKTSLLTLSSHSYLKCMSYGIPVAELVSSPLPITPTVIFTTKRLQGATSDEYLVLSSSLSSQTLVLSIGEVVEEVKDSCFVTDQYTLGVQQVGKCSVIQIHTNGIRHIKHLLDDGGKHIVDKKLTDWYPPAGIHVVHVSANEAQVILGLSNREICYFEVDSTDDQLAEYQEKHEVSSDLITAIAILGTSSNRKSDFAAVACADETIQILSLHPDRVFETITLQALSSKCTSLLMLPFDRSSAHLHVGMESGVYARIQMDTLTGKLSDTRSKYVGSRSVSLSPLKLPNTELLGILAISSNPWIGYQNVENQFKLMPLLGSDIISGSSFYSEDIGTESVVGISGSDMTIFTIGNDETGFNLNDEFHSESTKLRFQPRKHLFDTKSNCVIILESEADTVSPYSLSDGDVDEDYYQAFGYDRKTGSWASCLQIIGLEDKEVSQSISFDDNVCFLSLTFASFNDNEHVVISFSENHSILPPSASSYGLYVYKIRRQKGSCLKLDFVHKTILDGPVTAMISFEGKLLVGVKSSLRLLDLGQKQMLRKSFTETNFLRRPTQMAYLGESIVVVGDSSESVSYFKFDVAKNQFELLCSDVMKRQVTAFKMLDFSTLIGGDKFGNIFVSRLPDDLRTQLNNNVLLRFNDDALDASSKLQSKCEFYVEDIPTSFSKGTFVVGGKESIVYTGLRGTVGLLIPLSTKSEIELLRNLEAELRAYFFTEFDEFDPKKHGKNLLGKDQHKFRSYYNPAKNVVDGDFVERFHEVSASQKIRIASKLGRTPREIEKKLYDVRNRSAF, from the coding sequence ATGATACCTGATGATACTTTATGTCTCTATAATCTCACGCTCAAGCAGCCTTCACTGCCGTTTCAATCTATTGTTGGTCAATTTTCTGGCGTGAAGAAGGTCGAGGAGCTTGTACTCATATCGACCACTATCATAGAAGTTTACCAACCAAAGGCAGATACGGGTAAACTAAACAAAGTTTCGCTGCAACCTGTGTTCGGAATCATCCAAAAATGTACAAAGTTAAGACTACTagaaacacaaaaagaCGTTCTTGTGCTCACTGCTGATTCAGGCAACATAATCATTGCAACTCTCAACGATGAAACCAAAAAATTTGAGCCACTAATACAGGAGCCACACTCCAAGAATGGTCTTCGACGGATCTTTCCCGGCGAGTACCTCAGCTCAAATCCGCAGAATCGAGCAATTATGATTGGTGCTTTGGAAAGAACTAAGTTTGTGTATAGAGTGGAGATGGAGCACGGAACAGGTCAATTAAAGCTCTCGTCCCCTCTAGAATCTTATAGCCCGGGTTTCCTCACTGTCGACCTTTGCCCTCTTGATACATCATACGAAAACCCCCTTTGGGCTGCAATTGAGGTAGACACATCggaatttgaagaaaagaaatacgTGACGTCGGAATCGCCGCTGCAATTGAGATATTACGAATTAGACCAGGGTCTTAATCACATCgttcagaagaagagcaaatCGACTATACCAGCTCACGCAAGTCTTCTTATCCCGGTACCAGGACATATCGGTGGCGTTTTGATAGTGTGCGACTCCTACATTATATACGAGAAGGGACCAGAAAGTGAGAGACTCTACCTATCtcttccaagaagaaatggGTCTGATACAACGGCTATAGTTTGTTTCTGCTCGCATATCCTAAAGAAGACCGACTTTTTTGTCCTCATGCAAAGCTCCTTGGGTGACTTATTCAAGTTGACCTTTGACTACAACAAAGATACCGAGCAAGTGAACAGCTTATCAGTGACATATTTTGATACAATCCCAGTATGCAACACTATCAACATCATCCGGGCAGGATTCATGTTTGCCAatgttgcaaatgacagCAAATTACTTtatcaatttgaaaaattgggCGAGGAGAATGAAactacttcaagatcatccTCAAAAATTACCACAGTAGAGGAATGTGGTATGTTTTCTCCGAGGGGattggagaacttggcATTAGTCGACATTTTGGAGACTTTAGGGCCAATCGCCTCATCTGAAACAGTTCAACAAAGGTCTCAAAAACATACAGATTTGAAAACGCTGTTGCTTACCCTCTCTTCTCATTCTTACCTAAAATGTATGTCTTACGGTATACCCGTTGCAGAGCTTGTCTCATCTCCTTTGCCCATCACTCCTACGGTCATTTTTACCACGAAGAGACTTCAAGGTGCAACAAGCGACGAGTACTTAGTACTTTCATCTAGTCTTTCCTCACAAACCCTTGTCTTGTCTATAGGTGAGGTTGTGGAAGAAGTAAAGGACTCTTGTTTTGTGACTGACCAGTATACCCTTGGAGTTCAGCAAGTCGGAAAATGTTCTGTGATTCAGATACATACAAATGGTATACGACACATCaaacatcttcttgacgaCGGAGGTAAGCACATTGTTGATAAAAAGCTAACCGACTGGTATCCACCTGCCGGTATCCACGTTGTCCATGTTAGCGCAAACGAGGCGCAAGTCATCTTAGGACTCTCCAATCGTGAAATTTGCTACTTCGAGGTTGATTCTACGGATGATCAACTCGCAGAGtatcaagaaaagcatGAAGTTAGTTCTGATCTCATCACTGCTATTGCCATATTGGGCACCTCATCAAATCGGAAAAGTGATTTTGCAGCTGTTGCATGTGCCGATGAAACGATCCAAATATTATCATTACACCCAGATCGAGTCTTTGAGACTATCACACTTCAGGCGCTATCATCAAAATGCACATCATTGTTAATGTTGCCTTTCGATCGTAGCTCTGCTCATCTTCATGTTGGTATGGAAAGTGGAGTCTATGCAAGAATACAAATGGATACCTTGACGGGTAAATTACTGGATACCCGTCTGAAATACGTGGGGTCTCGGTCTGTATCATTGAGCCCATTGAAGCTTCCCAATACGGAACTTCTTGGAATATTGGCTATCAGTTCCAATCCATGGATAGGGTACCAGAATGTTGAGAATCAATTCAAATTGATGCCTTTGCTTGGATCTGACATCATAAGTGGTCTGTCATTCTACTCTGAAGATATTGGGACTGAGAGTGTTGTAGGAATCAGCGGAAGCGACATGACCATCTTCACCATTGGAAATGACGAGACTGGTTTCAATTTGAATGACGAGTTTCATTCGGAGCTGACAAAATTACGCTTTCAGCCCAGAAAGCATTTATTCGACACCAAGAGCAATTGTGTGATTATCCTTGAATCTGAAGCTGACACAGTATCGCCATATCTGTTGTCAGATGGAGATGTAGATGAGGATTACTACCAGGCATTTGGTTATGATAGAAAAACTGGCCTGTGGGCTTCATGTTTGCAGATAATCGGCCTAGAAGACAAAGAGGTTTCACAATCGATATCTTTTGATGACAACGTCTGCTTCCTTTCATTGACTTTCGCTTCCTTCAATGATAATGAGCACGTTGTGATCTCGTTCAGTGAGAATCATTCAATCCTTCCGCCTTCAGCCTCGTCATATGGTCTTTATGTTTATAAGATAAGGAGGCAAAAAGGAAGCTGTCTTAAGTTGGATTTTGTGCACAAGACTATACTTGATGGTCCTGTTACTGCGATGATATCCTTTGAAGGAAAGCTTCTCGTTGGAGTCAAGAGCTCTTTACGGCTCCTTGATCTAGGTCAAAAACAGATGCTCCGAAAATCATTCACTGAAACGAATTTTCTACGTCGCCCCACACAAATGGCCTATCTTGGTGAGAGTATTGTTGTCGTTGGTGATTCAAGTGAGTCTGTTTCATATTTCAAATTCGATGTCgcaaaaaatcaattcGAACTACTTTGCAGTGACGTAATGAAGCGACAAGTGACAGCTTTCAAAATGCTTGACTTCAGTACCTTGATCGGAGGTGACAAATTTGGTAATATATTTGTGTCCCGGCTCCCAGATGACTTAAGGACTCAACTCAATAATAACGTGCTCCTTAGATTTAATGACGACGCTTTAGATGCCTCGAGCAAACTTCAGAGCAAATGTGAATTTTACGTGGAGGACATCCCAACTTCGTTTTCAAAAGGAActtttgttgttggtggcaAGGAGAGCATTGTCTACACCGGTCTACGAGGAACAGTGGGCTTGTTGATACCGTTGTCTACCAAGCTGGAAATCgagctcttgagaaatCTTGAGGCTGAACTTCGAGCCTACTTCTTCACCgaatttgatgaatttgaTCCAAAAAAGCATGGCAAAAACTTGTTGGGCAAGGATCAACATAAGTTTCGGTCGTACTATAATCCTGCCAAAAATGTTGTCGATGGAGACTTTGTTGAACGATTTCACGAAGTAAGTGCGTCCCAAAAAATTAGAATCGCCAGCAAATTGGGAAGAACGCCTAGAgagattgaaaagaaactttACGATGTTAGAAATAGATCTGCATTTTAA